The following proteins are encoded in a genomic region of Alnus glutinosa chromosome 8, dhAlnGlut1.1, whole genome shotgun sequence:
- the LOC133875936 gene encoding protein FAR-RED IMPAIRED RESPONSE 1-like has product MDSSSSRLDNKGEIESLHTHIPNGDALTHQDDPQNGVDETIEEPNESMTFSLDEELNDKEDNVVLLKMIDGNEKVEAPKPSMTFTSLEEVCSYYRKFAKQAGFDVIKRTTKRKAGQPRYVILICSRGGPKRTSASNVVKPTPKTNKTGCRARICASLCVDGTWFLTKVVLEHNHQLSPGKARFFRCNKIINDVTKRRLELNDRADICTKNSLVVEMGGFESLSFGDRDCRNFINKARELRLGKGGAQALCDYFRRMQKQNAGFYHVMDMDDDCKLRNVFWADARSRAAYEFFGDVITFDTTYLTNRYDMPFVLFVGVNHHGQSILLGTGLISNEDTDTFVWLFKSWLGCLNGRAPRAIITDHDRAMKNAIARVFPETRHIYCLWHIMRKLPEKFGAHANFDGIKSALHTCLYDSQTCEEFEENWRILLESYHLQDNAWLHGLYSEKTFWVSAYMKDTFWAGMNTTQRSERFFDGCVHSHTTLKEFLDQFDNTLRKMVENETHADFDSFNRTIPCISFFPFEKQFQDVYTNAKFKEVHEQIRNVMCCNNSHLKSEGAISTYEVKEYLVDVGERMIEKTFVVYFNEDELEVKCTCTFFELRGILCRHSISVLFTKKVIMLPPRYILDRWRKDIKREYSMLKSSYDAFTDNPIAQIHDKLRKNFEELIWLISGNVEHCMDLMKIIDELKEKYCGLEPASSHSSPYHSPVSVAYSSCSDNGTI; this is encoded by the exons ATGGACTCTTCAAGCTCACGATTGGATAACAAGGGCGAAATTGAATCTCTGCATACACATATTCCAAATGGTGATGCTTTaacccaccaagatgaccctcaaaatg GTGTGGATGAAACAATTGAAGAACCGAATGAATCAATGACGTTTAGTTTGGACGAAGAGTTGAATGATAAGGAAGACAATGTTGTATTATTGAAGATGATCGATGGGAATGAAAAAGTTGAAGCACCTAAGCCGTCAATGACCTTTACTTCATTAGAAGAAGTTTGCTCATATTATAGGAAGTTTGCTAAGCAAGCTGGTTTTGATGTGATAAAAAGAACCACGAAAAGAAAAGCTGGTCAACCAAGATACGTAATCCTTATATGTAGTCGTGGAGGCCCAAAACGAACCAGCGCAAGTAATGTTGTGAAGCCAactccaaaaactaacaaaacagGGTGTCGTGCTAGGATTTGTGCGTCGTTATGTGTTGATGGAACGTGGTTTTTGACTAAAGTTGTGCTTGAGCATAATCATCAACTAAGTCCGggcaaagcaagattttttagatgcaataagatTATAAATGATGTTACCAAAAGAAGGCTTGAGCTAAATGATAGAGCAGACATATGTACCAAGAattcattggttgttgaaatgggggggTTTGAGAGTCTTTCCTTTGGGGATAGAGATTGTCGGAATTTTATTAACAAAGCAAGAGAACTTCGGCTTGGTAAAGGAGGTGCTCAGGCACTTTGTGATTATTTCAGGAGAATGCAAAAGCAAAATGCTGGCTTCTATCATGTGATGGACATGGATGATGATTGTAAATTGCGAAAtgttttttgggctgatgcacgaaGTAGGGCAGCGTATGAATTCTTCGGTGATGTTATTACGTTTGACACGACGTACTTGACCAATAGATATGACATGCCATTTGTTCTTTTTGTaggagtgaatcatcatggtcagTCTATACTTTTAGGGACAGGACTAATATCAAACGAGGATACAGACacatttgtgtggttgtttaaGTCTTGGTTGGGGTGCTTGAATGGCCGAGCCCCAAGAGCAATTATAACAGATCATGATAgagctatgaaaaatgcaatcgCAAGAGTTTTTCCTGAAACTCGCCATATATATTGTCTTTGGCACATTATGAGAAAACTCCCTGAAAAGTTTGGTGCACATGCTAATTTCGATGGCATTAAGAGTGCCCTGCATACTTGCTTGTATGATTCTCAAACATGTGAAGAATTTGAGGAAAATTGGAGAATTCTACTTGAGAGTTATCATCTTCAGGATAATGCATGGTTGCATGGGTTATATAGTGAGAAGACTTTTTGGGTGTCGGCATACATGAAAGATACATTTTGGGCGGGAATGAATACCACGCAGCGAAGTGAAAGATTTTTTGATGGTTGCGTGCACTCACATACCACATTGAAAGAATTTCTTGATCAATTTGATAATACATTGAGGAAAATGGTTGAGAACGAAACACATgctgattttgattcttttaatCGCACGATCCCATGTATAAGCTTCTTTCCTTTTGAGAAGCAGTTTCAAGATGTTTACACAAatgcaaagttcaaagaagttcaTGAGCAGATTAGGAATGTTATGTGTTGTAATAACTCTCATCTCAAAAGTGAAGGTGCGATTTCTACCTATGAAGTGAAGGAATACCTTGTCGATGTTGGAGAGCGCATGATAGAAAAAACATTTGTTGTTTACTTCAATGAAGATGAATTGGAAGTGAAGTGCACATGTACATTTTTTGAATTACGAGGCATCTTGTGCAGGCATTCTATTTCTGTGTTATTTACAAAGAAAGTGATAATGTTGCCACCAAGATATATTCTTGACAGATGGAGGAAGGATATAAAACGAGAATACTCTATGCTTAAGAGTAGTTATGATGCTTTTACTGATAACCCTATTGCCCAAATACATGACAAGTTAAGAAAGAATTTTGAAGAATTAATATGGCTCATATCAGGAAATGTGGAACATTGCATGGATTTGATGAAAATTATTGATGAGTTAAAGGAGAAATATTGTGGCTTAGAGCCTGCGTCCAGTCACTCTTCCCCCTATCACAGTCCAGTTTCTGTCGCATATTCTAGCTGTAGTGACAATGGAACAATTTAA